The proteins below are encoded in one region of Myxococcales bacterium:
- the bfr gene encoding bacterioferritin, which yields MKGDPKIIELLNEVLTSELTAINQYFIHAKMCANWGYTKLAEQKKHESIDEMKHADAIIERILYLEGVPNMQRLAPVRVGETVPEQHEADLKLEQDAVVRLNEGIKLCRDKGDNGTRELLETILKDEEQGLDWIEAQLHIIKEIGKERYLAEQF from the coding sequence GTGAAGGGTGATCCGAAGATAATTGAGCTGCTTAACGAGGTGCTTACCTCTGAGTTAACTGCAATTAATCAGTATTTTATTCACGCTAAAATGTGCGCAAATTGGGGCTACACAAAGCTTGCGGAACAGAAAAAGCACGAATCGATCGACGAGATGAAGCATGCGGATGCAATCATCGAGCGTATTTTGTATCTGGAAGGCGTTCCGAACATGCAACGGCTTGCCCCGGTCCGAGTAGGCGAGACGGTTCCTGAACAACATGAGGCTGATTTGAAACTGGAACAGGACGCCGTCGTCAGACTCAACGAAGGCATCAAGCTTTGTCGAGACAAGGGCGACAATGGCACGCGTGAGCTATTGGAAACAATTCTCAAAGATGAAGAGCAGGGCCTCGATTGGATTGAAGCACAGCTTCATATCATTAAAGAAATCGGCAAAGAACGGTACTTGGCCGAGCAGTTCTAA
- a CDS encoding endo-1,4-beta-xylanase — MSQYTPSTVGLLGAINLCLWACTGIIEQQDSLPTQNGLPPSTIPADPGNRGEPPITEQECLDQAETLSDAADCRGLLLGTSLDLVQGEPEYDAIVDREFNTITPGNYLKWGPLQPIRGEWNFTNADQCIERAQARAGSPQYVKGHTLVWYYQLPGWVDNSLTSNELSTALHQHIQTTVTRYKGKVSSWDVVNEAMGFGTCPNQCEGQCFSGICYRDTIFSRKLGPDYIAQAFRWAHEADPSAVLIYNEILNAHATVAGVERNTFLLMKKLLAENVPVHGVGLQTHINAHNAPRTQDMRNTIRRFTSLGLKVNISEIDVGIRYLSGSQGEKLNTQRAVYYEMTRACLAEPGCYAFSLWGFTDKHSWIDSFYGPDDPLIFDESYQKKPAYDGIMRALKNKPLSTNYPDRIANGGFETELSGEWSAWNGASIQRSQITSSKGSWSLKCRPGTPGNWQCPAQFINTATLPNQRYYRLRADLRCAQGEANSEASLQLYFKDDDGVHFITASRKTISDQSWTTLDGRIFLSAKGAITEAAIYAGPGGDITLFADEISLTQY, encoded by the coding sequence ATGAGCCAATACACACCAAGCACAGTAGGCCTACTTGGAGCGATTAACCTTTGTCTTTGGGCTTGCACTGGTATAATTGAGCAACAAGACTCGTTGCCCACACAAAACGGTCTGCCTCCAAGCACCATTCCGGCCGATCCAGGCAATCGGGGCGAACCACCGATAACCGAGCAAGAATGCTTGGATCAAGCCGAGACCCTATCTGATGCGGCCGATTGCCGCGGATTACTCCTCGGCACCTCACTAGATCTAGTGCAGGGTGAGCCAGAATACGACGCGATAGTCGACCGGGAATTCAATACAATTACTCCTGGAAACTATTTGAAATGGGGACCTCTTCAACCCATCCGGGGAGAGTGGAATTTTACTAACGCAGACCAGTGTATTGAGCGAGCGCAAGCAAGAGCCGGATCACCTCAATATGTCAAAGGACATACTTTAGTTTGGTATTATCAACTACCTGGTTGGGTAGACAACTCGCTTACTTCAAACGAGCTAAGTACGGCCTTACATCAGCACATACAAACAACGGTCACTCGTTACAAAGGCAAGGTCAGTAGCTGGGATGTGGTTAACGAAGCCATGGGTTTCGGAACATGCCCGAACCAGTGTGAAGGGCAGTGCTTTAGCGGGATTTGCTACCGCGACACAATTTTTTCAAGAAAACTCGGACCCGACTATATTGCGCAAGCTTTTCGCTGGGCTCACGAAGCCGATCCGTCGGCTGTTTTAATCTACAATGAGATCCTAAACGCTCACGCTACAGTTGCTGGAGTAGAAAGAAACACCTTTTTGCTCATGAAAAAATTGTTAGCTGAGAATGTTCCTGTACACGGGGTTGGCTTGCAAACACATATCAACGCCCATAATGCACCGCGCACACAAGACATGCGCAATACCATCCGCAGATTCACGTCCCTGGGTCTAAAAGTGAATATTTCAGAAATTGACGTCGGCATTCGTTATCTCTCAGGTTCTCAAGGTGAAAAACTTAACACTCAACGTGCGGTTTACTACGAAATGACGCGTGCGTGTTTGGCTGAACCAGGTTGCTATGCTTTCTCGCTTTGGGGATTCACCGACAAACACTCATGGATAGACAGCTTTTACGGCCCTGACGATCCACTTATCTTCGATGAGAGCTACCAAAAAAAACCTGCCTATGACGGCATCATGCGCGCTCTAAAAAACAAGCCGCTAAGCACAAACTACCCTGACCGCATCGCCAACGGTGGTTTCGAAACAGAACTTAGCGGCGAATGGTCCGCTTGGAATGGCGCTTCAATCCAGCGATCCCAAATAACAAGCTCCAAAGGAAGCTGGAGTCTTAAATGTAGACCTGGCACACCAGGCAACTGGCAGTGTCCGGCACAATTTATTAATACAGCAACGCTGCCGAATCAACGCTATTACCGTTTGCGAGCCGACCTGCGTTGTGCCCAAGGCGAAGCAAATTCTGAGGCTTCACTGCAGTTGTACTTCAAAGACGATGACGGGGTACACTTCATAACGGCCAGCAGAAAAACCATCAGCGACCAAAGCTGGACTACTCTGGATGGAAGAATCTTCCTTAGCGCAAAAGGCGCGATTACTGAAGCGGCTATCTATGCCGGCCCGGGCGGGGACATAACTCTTTTCGCTGACGAAATCTCACTCACGCAATACTAA
- a CDS encoding TlpA family protein disulfide reductase: MKRQNALWAASVVSVVLGLGLFSLLGVSFADGEMRRRQTPLEAIFGEEVVAKFEAGESTELHYLGDSRVAPDFALHDQYGKLWRLSDQRGKAVILNFWTITCQPCLQEMPSLVTLAEIAEGRDDIEVVSVSTDANWSAVRGVFPVNSRLRVLFDPKKKVVEDKYGTRLYPETWIIDPKGVIRARFDGARDWASPITLDLVESFM, translated from the coding sequence ATGAAAAGACAAAATGCGTTGTGGGCGGCTTCCGTGGTGAGTGTTGTCCTTGGCTTGGGGCTTTTTAGCCTTTTAGGGGTGTCTTTTGCCGATGGCGAGATGCGACGTAGGCAAACTCCTCTTGAAGCTATTTTTGGCGAAGAAGTAGTTGCGAAGTTCGAGGCGGGCGAGTCCACTGAGTTGCACTATCTTGGAGATAGCAGGGTTGCGCCGGACTTTGCTTTGCACGATCAGTATGGAAAACTTTGGCGCTTGTCCGATCAGCGTGGCAAAGCAGTGATTTTAAATTTTTGGACCATCACCTGTCAGCCCTGTCTGCAAGAGATGCCTTCACTGGTCACTTTGGCAGAGATAGCCGAGGGACGCGATGATATCGAGGTTGTATCGGTAAGCACGGATGCCAATTGGTCGGCAGTAAGAGGTGTTTTTCCCGTCAACAGTCGGCTTCGAGTGCTTTTTGATCCCAAGAAGAAAGTTGTCGAAGACAAATACGGAACGCGTTTGTATCCAGAGACCTGGATTATCGATCCGAAGGGTGTGATTCGTGCGCGTTTTGATGGGGCTCGGGATTGGGCAAGTCCAATTACGCTGGATTTGGTTGAATCTTTTATGTAG
- a CDS encoding DUF1844 domain-containing protein has product MAGNDADNEGFTVTDKRVSAESENEQDAASEPAAGTGRQSLPPIDFMTFILSLSTSALVELGHDTAPDSKDSAEPNLGMARQTIDLLALLQTKTKGNLSGEEERFLDHILTELRMRYVAKSKSVASK; this is encoded by the coding sequence ATGGCAGGAAATGATGCGGACAACGAAGGCTTCACCGTTACAGATAAACGCGTAAGCGCTGAGTCAGAGAATGAGCAAGATGCCGCAAGTGAACCAGCCGCTGGAACTGGACGGCAGAGTTTGCCTCCTATCGATTTTATGACCTTCATTTTGTCGCTGAGCACCTCGGCCCTTGTCGAACTTGGACACGACACAGCACCAGACAGTAAAGATTCGGCCGAACCGAACCTCGGAATGGCACGTCAAACCATTGACTTGCTAGCTTTGCTGCAAACCAAGACCAAAGGCAATCTTAGCGGTGAAGAGGAACGGTTTTTAGATCACATCTTAACCGAGCTACGTATGCGCTACGTTGCTAAATCCAAATCCGTGGCCTCAAAATAA
- a CDS encoding (2Fe-2S)-binding protein, with translation MIVCHCKVVRENTIREAIRNGARSRKLVARQCGAGSACGGCSKYITELIDEENRSSQDKPRNAA, from the coding sequence ATGATTGTCTGTCATTGCAAAGTCGTACGAGAAAACACTATACGCGAAGCGATTCGCAATGGGGCTCGTTCTCGCAAACTCGTTGCACGCCAATGCGGGGCAGGAAGCGCTTGCGGCGGATGCAGCAAATACATCACTGAACTCATCGACGAAGAAAATCGTTCATCGCAAGACAAGCCACGAAACGCTGCATAA
- a CDS encoding UDP-N-acetylmuramate:L-alanyl-gamma-D-glutamyl-meso-diaminopimelate ligase, producing MHIHFVGVAGTGMGPLAGLLRSQGHRITGSDTAFYPPIGPALEAWDIEILEGYDERHLEPAADLIVVGNVCRKDNLEASAALENGLNVISMPEAIETLILHKRPSYVVSGTHGKTTTTALLAFLLQRNSVEPGYLIGGAPLNFKTSFSLGNPTHPFVIEGDEYDSAFFEKTPKFWRYRPSAAILTSIEYDHIDIYPSQEHYEQAFVEFVKRIPKDGLLVANAADAAVCRIATQAPCKVIFVGVEETGAFHHKPNWRIRAVSASKQGQHFSLVNPEQRTINGISPLYGKHNLLNTLSAFALCRHQHDIKEENLLDAMSEFRGVKRRQEMIAEHADIRVYDDFAHHPTAVSETLWAIRHKHPEGKLVAVFEPRSATSCRKLHQHVYPKAFALADRVLLAPVGRKNIAQEDQLDTQDIALHIGEHATACSSIDEILSTLVTELKPHDTVVLMSNGSFEKLGPRLSTALSKR from the coding sequence ATGCACATTCATTTTGTAGGCGTGGCCGGTACGGGCATGGGTCCTTTAGCAGGTTTGTTGCGCAGCCAAGGACATCGCATCACAGGCAGCGACACGGCTTTCTACCCTCCCATTGGGCCGGCGCTTGAAGCCTGGGACATCGAGATCTTGGAAGGCTACGACGAGCGCCACCTTGAGCCTGCAGCCGATCTCATTGTGGTGGGCAACGTCTGTCGCAAAGACAACCTGGAAGCTTCCGCAGCTCTAGAAAATGGACTGAATGTGATTTCAATGCCCGAAGCCATTGAAACGCTGATTTTACATAAGCGTCCAAGTTATGTGGTCAGTGGCACGCACGGCAAAACCACAACGACAGCACTGCTTGCTTTTTTACTGCAACGAAACAGTGTTGAGCCTGGCTATCTCATCGGTGGAGCACCGCTGAATTTTAAAACCAGTTTTTCTCTTGGCAATCCAACGCATCCCTTTGTGATCGAAGGGGATGAATACGACAGTGCGTTTTTTGAAAAGACACCAAAGTTTTGGCGATACCGACCCAGTGCAGCGATTCTCACCTCCATTGAATACGATCACATTGACATCTACCCAAGCCAAGAGCACTACGAGCAAGCTTTTGTTGAGTTTGTAAAGCGCATTCCCAAAGATGGTCTGCTAGTTGCAAATGCCGCCGATGCTGCCGTGTGCCGTATCGCAACACAGGCACCATGCAAAGTTATCTTTGTTGGTGTCGAAGAAACCGGAGCTTTCCATCACAAACCCAACTGGCGTATCCGAGCTGTCAGCGCCAGTAAACAGGGCCAGCATTTCAGTCTAGTCAATCCCGAGCAACGCACCATAAACGGAATATCCCCACTTTACGGCAAACATAATTTACTGAACACCTTATCGGCTTTCGCACTTTGCCGTCACCAGCATGATATCAAAGAAGAGAATCTGCTTGATGCAATGAGTGAATTCCGTGGCGTAAAACGTAGACAAGAAATGATAGCAGAGCACGCAGATATTCGTGTTTACGATGATTTTGCACACCACCCTACGGCAGTAAGCGAGACCCTATGGGCCATCCGCCACAAACATCCTGAAGGAAAACTTGTTGCGGTATTTGAACCACGAAGCGCAACGTCCTGCCGCAAACTCCATCAACATGTCTATCCCAAAGCATTTGCACTTGCTGATCGCGTACTCTTAGCCCCAGTCGGTCGCAAGAATATCGCACAGGAAGATCAACTCGACACCCAAGATATCGCCTTGCATATCGGAGAGCATGCAACCGCATGCAGTTCAATCGACGAAATCTTAAGTACCCTAGTCACCGAGCTAAAGCCCCACGATACCGTCGTGCTTATGTCCAACGGCAGCTTCGAGAAGCTAGGCCCGCGACTCAGCACTGCACTAAGCAAACGATAG
- a CDS encoding YceI family protein yields the protein MAEQQQFTIKDDGGSRIQFVSDAPLETITGVTSHVNGHIIGDPGQLSSVKGKVSAQVKSIKTGIDLRDEHLRSDSWLDAKKYPKATFEVKKVTGAKAIKPNKSIKAKVHGVFTLHGVSHPVVADTSVRWVPLTEEMKKIPGMEGDVLMIQGSFKIKLTDYKVSVPTIVQLKVSDEIEVNVNLRAQKIAAENK from the coding sequence ATGGCCGAGCAGCAGCAGTTTACAATTAAAGATGACGGAGGGAGCCGTATCCAGTTTGTTTCGGATGCACCGCTTGAAACCATCACTGGGGTGACCTCTCATGTGAACGGACATATTATTGGAGATCCCGGACAATTATCGTCCGTTAAGGGCAAGGTTTCCGCTCAGGTCAAATCGATTAAGACTGGTATCGATTTGCGTGATGAACATTTGCGTTCGGATAGTTGGCTCGATGCTAAGAAGTATCCGAAGGCCACCTTTGAGGTTAAAAAAGTCACAGGTGCAAAAGCGATTAAACCAAACAAATCGATCAAAGCCAAAGTTCACGGCGTGTTCACTCTTCATGGCGTAAGCCATCCAGTTGTTGCAGACACCAGCGTACGGTGGGTCCCACTGACTGAGGAAATGAAAAAGATCCCAGGCATGGAAGGTGATGTGTTGATGATTCAAGGCAGCTTCAAGATAAAGCTGACTGACTATAAGGTCTCAGTGCCAACTATTGTGCAGCTAAAGGTTTCCGATGAAATCGAAGTGAATGTAAACTTGCGCGCGCAAAAGATTGCAGCTGAAAATAAATAA
- a CDS encoding cyclic nucleotide-binding domain-containing protein: MSDHHRDRYLSNIPPTGRALSLEEQQAMMADMQTIVNSSFLFKSLDDEGREKIFRSGYVCSFPEGFVIMRQTEPGDTMYLVLNGKVVVETGGVGGGSLTLAQLGRGACFGEVAVLTGKPRTATVSALEETSCVAFAAHRIDRVLKEYPEIHRLLLSLIESRAKATVEKLIASTGSVPPPAKDS, from the coding sequence ATGTCGGATCACCATCGCGATCGTTATTTATCGAATATCCCTCCCACCGGACGGGCGCTTAGCCTCGAAGAGCAACAAGCAATGATGGCTGATATGCAAACCATCGTGAACAGCAGCTTTTTGTTCAAGTCACTCGACGATGAAGGGCGGGAAAAAATATTCCGTAGTGGTTACGTATGCAGTTTTCCGGAAGGTTTTGTCATCATGCGCCAAACAGAACCCGGCGACACCATGTACCTGGTTCTCAATGGAAAAGTCGTCGTTGAGACAGGAGGCGTAGGCGGCGGTAGCCTTACTCTAGCGCAACTTGGAAGAGGCGCTTGTTTCGGCGAAGTGGCCGTACTCACCGGTAAGCCGCGCACGGCAACAGTCAGCGCCTTGGAAGAAACCAGTTGCGTGGCCTTTGCTGCGCACCGCATCGATCGCGTTCTCAAAGAGTATCCCGAAATCCATCGACTCTTGCTCTCGTTGATTGAAAGCCGAGCAAAAGCCACTGTTGAAAAACTCATCGCCAGCACAGGCTCCGTTCCACCCCCTGCAAAGGATTCTTAG
- the gyrB gene encoding DNA topoisomerase (ATP-hydrolyzing) subunit B, whose translation MESTHESDKKEQPKRDSDYAAGSIQVLEGLEAVRKRPGMYIGDVHDGTGLHHLVWEAVDNAVDEHLAGHCKTLKVNIHTDGSVTVIDDGRGIPVDMHQRGVSAAEVVMTVLHAGGKFDNDSYKVSAGLHGVGVSAVNAVSEWLQLRIWRDGKIWEQRYVRGVPETRLEQVGETEQSGTLISFKPDTEVFTHTEFSFDTLNNRLREISFLNAGLTVELVDDRTSKTQNYHFEGGIREFVTTLNKSKSPLHEDVIYFSDSRDGVEVEIALQWNDSFNEAIFCYTNNVHNKDGGTHLTGLRAALTKTLNSYGGRENLLKDLKNPLSGEDVREGLTAVLSIKHPDPSFDSQTKSKLVSSEVKGIVEQVINEKLAQSFEENPLLGKRIIEKSVIAARAREAARKAREMVQRKGVLDASTLPGKLADCQERDPAQSELYIVEGDSAGGSAKQGRDRRFQAILPLRGKILNVERARFEKMLSSAEIGTLITALGCGVDGGGNFDLAKLRYHHVIIMTDADVDGSHIRTLLLTFFYRQMPEIIRAGYLYIAQPPLYKVKKGKKELFLKDDEALSKFLLDSGVDGLLLQDASGKVQLTGEPLRRFLDDVKRWRSLLSKIDRRHNSGFVESLLRTGKCSVDDFSTQEKVEATAKAVIEDLRVYREDLLPVGTEVRALGQGFSLVLTTRAGVSNPTAVFSPDFLQTGEFKKLHELRRAFDTLGEAPYSLSDSAAKEKENAESFSDITLSWEAIDKRAHKGLQIQRYKGLGEMNADTLWDTTMNPEARQLLQVRIDDAAQTEEIFSVLMGDQVEPRREFIETNALNVKNLDV comes from the coding sequence ATGGAATCAACACACGAATCCGATAAAAAAGAACAACCTAAACGCGATTCAGATTATGCAGCTGGCAGTATTCAAGTCCTCGAAGGTCTTGAGGCTGTCCGTAAACGTCCTGGCATGTACATTGGCGATGTGCACGATGGCACCGGGCTCCATCACTTGGTTTGGGAAGCTGTTGATAACGCGGTCGATGAGCATCTAGCGGGCCACTGCAAGACCTTGAAGGTAAACATCCATACCGATGGCTCGGTGACCGTCATTGATGATGGGCGCGGCATTCCGGTGGATATGCATCAGCGCGGCGTCAGTGCTGCGGAAGTTGTGATGACGGTCCTGCATGCCGGTGGCAAGTTCGATAACGACAGCTACAAGGTTTCTGCAGGCTTGCATGGTGTTGGCGTCAGCGCCGTCAATGCCGTGAGCGAATGGCTGCAACTTCGTATTTGGCGCGATGGTAAAATTTGGGAGCAACGTTACGTGCGTGGTGTGCCTGAAACCAGGCTTGAGCAGGTAGGAGAAACGGAGCAAAGCGGTACGCTGATTTCCTTCAAGCCTGATACCGAAGTCTTTACGCATACCGAGTTTTCTTTCGATACACTTAACAACCGTTTACGTGAGATTTCCTTTCTCAATGCTGGCCTTACCGTTGAGCTTGTTGATGATCGCACCAGTAAAACGCAAAACTATCACTTTGAAGGCGGCATACGCGAGTTTGTTACCACACTCAATAAATCGAAATCCCCTTTGCACGAAGACGTCATTTATTTTTCAGATTCCCGCGATGGTGTTGAAGTTGAAATAGCGTTGCAGTGGAACGACTCATTCAACGAGGCGATTTTTTGTTACACCAACAACGTTCACAACAAAGACGGTGGAACACATCTGACTGGATTGCGAGCTGCCTTAACCAAAACACTAAATAGTTATGGTGGTCGTGAAAATCTACTTAAAGACCTGAAGAATCCATTGAGCGGTGAAGACGTTCGCGAGGGGCTCACGGCGGTTCTTTCGATTAAGCATCCCGATCCAAGCTTTGATTCGCAAACCAAAAGCAAACTTGTTTCCAGTGAAGTTAAAGGCATTGTGGAACAAGTGATCAATGAAAAATTAGCGCAGAGCTTTGAAGAAAACCCTTTGCTTGGCAAACGCATCATCGAAAAAAGTGTGATTGCGGCACGTGCCCGCGAGGCGGCTCGCAAGGCTCGTGAGATGGTTCAGCGCAAAGGCGTGCTTGATGCAAGCACGCTGCCTGGCAAATTAGCGGATTGCCAAGAGCGCGATCCTGCTCAAAGTGAACTTTACATCGTTGAGGGAGACAGCGCCGGCGGTAGCGCTAAGCAAGGGCGTGATCGACGTTTTCAAGCCATCCTTCCTTTGCGCGGTAAGATTCTCAACGTGGAGCGTGCGCGTTTTGAAAAAATGCTTTCAAGCGCAGAGATTGGCACTTTGATTACAGCTTTAGGCTGCGGTGTTGATGGTGGCGGTAACTTCGATCTTGCGAAGCTGCGTTACCACCATGTTATTATCATGACCGATGCGGACGTTGATGGCTCGCACATTCGCACGCTCTTGTTAACCTTCTTTTATCGTCAGATGCCTGAGATTATTAGAGCCGGCTATTTGTATATTGCTCAGCCTCCTCTTTACAAAGTGAAGAAGGGGAAAAAAGAGTTGTTTCTTAAAGACGACGAAGCGCTCTCTAAGTTTTTGCTTGATTCTGGGGTCGATGGCTTGCTGCTTCAAGATGCTAGCGGCAAAGTGCAGCTCACCGGGGAGCCGCTGCGTCGCTTTTTAGATGACGTGAAGCGTTGGCGCAGTTTGCTTTCCAAGATCGATCGTCGTCACAACTCAGGTTTCGTTGAAAGCTTATTGCGTACGGGCAAGTGTAGTGTGGATGATTTTTCGACGCAGGAAAAAGTAGAAGCGACTGCAAAAGCCGTCATCGAAGATCTTCGTGTCTATCGCGAGGATTTGCTTCCGGTTGGAACAGAAGTCAGGGCCTTGGGGCAAGGTTTCTCCTTGGTTCTTACCACTCGCGCAGGTGTTTCCAATCCTACGGCTGTGTTTAGTCCCGACTTTCTGCAGACCGGCGAGTTCAAAAAGCTTCATGAGTTGAGACGAGCTTTTGATACGCTTGGCGAAGCTCCGTATTCTCTTAGTGATAGCGCTGCTAAAGAAAAAGAAAATGCCGAGAGCTTTTCGGATATCACGCTAAGCTGGGAAGCGATTGATAAGCGCGCTCATAAGGGGCTTCAGATTCAACGCTACAAAGGTTTGGGCGAGATGAATGCTGATACACTTTGGGATACCACGATGAATCCCGAGGCGCGTCAGTTGCTTCAAGTCCGTATTGATGATGCTGCTCAGACGGAAGAGATTTTTAGCGTGCTTATGGGCGATCAAGTCGAACCACGACGCGAGTTCATCGAAACCAACGCCCTAAACGTCAAAAACCTCGATGTTTAA
- a CDS encoding EAL domain-containing protein, with translation MADNPSDTPNSGKAVSRSRSERVRLRASEQRFRALAEHTTDMVCLHEPDGCYTYVSPSVRELLGYTPSEMVGLNPYELFHPEDKQRIRTEVHTPALQGVHHLAVSYRIRKKNGEYTWFETLTRPIFDNDGKVIQLQTSSRDISKRKAAEEALQHQALHDVLTGLPNRLLLNDRLSCALARARRHNTMVGLLFCDLDSFKLVNDSLGHEVGDSLLKVVSERLKQVIRNEETVARFGGDEFIVVCEGLSHKEQASEVVDRIRSTFAEPFLLGEAQQATITVSASIGLVCDDGRSTSEDLLRDADIAMYEAKRAGRDNVITFEEHFRTSVRNRLDTLAALSLAITNNELELHYQPEVRLRDGKTVAFEALLRWEQPQRGVMSACDFIPIAEETGLILALGEWVTNEASRQLYEWRRSHSTHEYTMWINVSARQLTDPRWLRHMERLHEMFDNDLGIEVTESSLIQDSDAAVKALRQLRRQGIKVALDDFGVGYSSLAYLRHLPVDILKIDRSFVADLGEDDTAEAIVASVIGLAHRLDLVAVAEGVENGRQLEILKRLNCDVAQGFYLSRPMKANDLFPMIHASC, from the coding sequence GTGGCAGATAATCCGAGCGATACACCGAACTCGGGCAAAGCGGTATCTCGTTCTCGATCGGAGCGGGTGCGGTTGCGCGCATCCGAGCAACGCTTTCGGGCATTGGCAGAGCACACAACGGATATGGTGTGTTTGCATGAACCTGATGGCTGCTACACCTATGTAAGCCCATCGGTTCGTGAGCTGCTTGGCTATACGCCCAGTGAAATGGTTGGCCTGAATCCGTATGAGCTTTTCCATCCAGAGGATAAGCAGCGCATTCGAACTGAAGTTCATACCCCTGCGCTACAAGGCGTGCATCATTTAGCGGTCAGCTACCGCATTCGAAAAAAGAATGGCGAGTACACTTGGTTTGAAACCTTGACTCGACCTATTTTTGATAACGACGGCAAGGTTATCCAACTTCAAACTTCGTCACGTGATATCAGTAAACGCAAAGCGGCCGAAGAGGCGCTGCAGCACCAAGCTCTTCACGATGTGCTTACAGGGTTGCCCAACCGTCTTCTTCTAAATGACCGCTTGTCCTGCGCCTTGGCCAGAGCACGTCGCCACAACACCATGGTGGGATTGCTGTTTTGTGATTTGGACTCATTCAAGCTTGTGAACGACAGTCTTGGTCATGAGGTAGGTGATAGTCTGCTCAAAGTTGTAAGTGAGCGCCTGAAACAAGTCATTCGGAACGAAGAGACGGTTGCCCGTTTTGGTGGTGATGAGTTTATTGTTGTTTGCGAAGGTCTCAGCCACAAAGAGCAGGCGAGCGAAGTCGTTGACCGTATACGCTCGACCTTCGCCGAACCTTTTTTGTTGGGAGAGGCGCAACAGGCAACTATTACGGTTTCAGCGAGTATTGGCCTGGTTTGTGACGATGGGCGCTCGACTTCTGAAGATTTGTTGCGAGATGCGGATATTGCGATGTATGAAGCAAAACGAGCAGGTCGTGACAACGTGATTACTTTTGAGGAACATTTTAGAACCTCGGTGCGTAACCGGTTAGACACTCTTGCTGCGCTGAGTCTTGCGATTACTAACAACGAGCTGGAATTGCATTACCAGCCTGAAGTGCGGTTGCGAGATGGAAAAACGGTGGCGTTTGAGGCGCTGCTACGTTGGGAGCAACCGCAACGCGGTGTCATGTCGGCATGTGATTTCATTCCGATTGCCGAAGAGACCGGTCTGATTCTGGCGCTTGGGGAGTGGGTGACCAACGAAGCTTCACGGCAACTTTATGAATGGCGCCGCAGTCACTCAACGCATGAGTACACGATGTGGATCAATGTCTCGGCCAGACAGCTTACCGATCCGCGTTGGCTGAGGCACATGGAACGCTTGCATGAGATGTTTGATAATGACCTTGGCATTGAGGTGACTGAGTCATCGCTTATTCAAGATTCTGACGCAGCAGTAAAAGCGCTAAGGCAACTTAGAAGGCAAGGCATTAAAGTTGCACTTGATGACTTTGGCGTCGGTTATTCATCACTGGCCTATTTGCGGCACTTACCTGTGGACATTCTAAAAATCGACCGAAGTTTTGTGGCTGATTTGGGTGAAGATGATACGGCTGAAGCGATTGTTGCGTCGGTGATAGGTTTAGCGCATCGACTTGATTTGGTGGCGGTGGCCGAAGGGGTAGAAAATGGTCGTCAGCTTGAGATTCTAAAACGTCTCAATTGCGACGTGGCTCAGGGCTTTTATCTCTCGCGGCCGATGAAGGCGAACGATCTTTTCCCCATGATTCACGCAAGTTGTTAG